The Pseudomonas sp. FP2309 genome has a window encoding:
- a CDS encoding amidohydrolase family protein, whose translation MHMIATEEAFATPEYLEALGKFASTSTSDNVRYAAYFQTKPEAARGLCDVETRLANMDANGVDMHLMSLTSPGVQLFDADLGTSLAKQTNDYLASLIRQHPTRIAGLAAIAPQDPVRAADEVKRAMTELGMHGIIINSHTNGEYLDERKFDPILEAAQRCQAPVYIHPTFPSGDMCKPMMPYGLSGAIWGFAAETGLHATRMVLGGVFDRFPELQVVLGHMGESLPFWLFRFDNIYKMMMSQGQVPPGMVKLERKPSEYIKSNIHITTSGMFWDQVLKFAIEALGADRVMFAIDYPYESSEIGAEWIRNAPISAEEKEMIMSGNAQRLFKIKP comes from the coding sequence ATGCACATGATCGCGACCGAGGAGGCTTTCGCCACTCCGGAATATCTGGAAGCTCTTGGCAAGTTCGCTTCGACGAGCACTTCTGACAACGTGCGCTATGCCGCCTATTTCCAGACGAAGCCGGAAGCGGCCAGAGGTCTTTGCGACGTTGAAACGCGTCTCGCAAACATGGATGCGAACGGTGTCGATATGCACCTCATGTCGTTGACGAGCCCAGGTGTTCAGCTATTCGACGCCGACCTTGGGACGAGTTTGGCCAAGCAAACGAATGATTATTTGGCCAGCTTGATCCGGCAGCATCCGACGCGCATTGCCGGTTTGGCCGCCATTGCGCCACAGGATCCCGTGCGGGCTGCTGACGAGGTCAAACGTGCAATGACCGAATTGGGAATGCACGGCATTATCATTAATTCGCACACAAATGGAGAATATCTGGACGAACGGAAGTTTGATCCTATTCTCGAGGCAGCCCAGCGCTGTCAGGCTCCTGTCTATATTCACCCGACCTTTCCGTCTGGCGACATGTGCAAACCAATGATGCCCTATGGACTTTCTGGCGCGATATGGGGATTTGCCGCCGAAACTGGCCTCCATGCCACTCGCATGGTGTTGGGGGGAGTGTTCGATCGGTTCCCCGAACTACAGGTCGTTTTGGGCCATATGGGCGAGTCGTTGCCCTTTTGGCTATTTCGCTTCGACAACATCTACAAAATGATGATGTCCCAAGGTCAGGTTCCGCCGGGCATGGTCAAGCTGGAGCGAAAGCCGAGCGAATACATTAAATCGAACATCCATATCACGACGAGCGGAATGTTCTGGGATCAAGTGCTCAAATTTGCGATCGAAGCTCTTGGCGCAGATCGTGTCATGTTTGCGATCGACTATCCCTACGAATCGTCGGAGATCGGTGCCGAATGGATACGCAACGCACCGATTTCCGCAGAGGAAAAGGAGATGATCATGTCCGGCAATGCGCAGCGGCTGTTCAAGATCAAACCATAG
- a CDS encoding TetR/AcrR family transcriptional regulator has translation MTTEKRKTWQQDPHRREHILKVTLDCIELHGIACTTYRKISELSGVPLGSLTHYFPSMQELLLEAFQLLAQCVSTRFAAAIRKANNKEDACHAIVDVIFERSTFGTRTIQLTCELYSFACRSPVMKNVMKDWMLEIRGSLELYFSPLSAVALDALIEGIILHRSVIPIAREDAHKMIVMLSDL, from the coding sequence ATGACGACTGAGAAACGTAAGACTTGGCAGCAAGACCCTCATCGTAGGGAGCATATCCTCAAGGTAACCCTAGACTGCATCGAGCTTCACGGGATTGCATGCACAACGTACCGAAAAATTTCCGAACTCTCGGGCGTGCCTCTCGGTTCACTTACGCACTACTTCCCGAGCATGCAGGAGCTACTGCTGGAGGCGTTTCAGCTGTTGGCTCAATGCGTTTCTACTCGATTTGCAGCAGCAATTCGAAAAGCAAACAATAAAGAAGATGCTTGCCATGCGATTGTGGATGTTATCTTTGAAAGATCCACATTCGGCACTAGAACGATCCAACTGACTTGCGAGCTCTATAGTTTTGCGTGTCGTAGCCCTGTTATGAAGAATGTTATGAAAGACTGGATGCTTGAAATCAGAGGGTCACTCGAACTCTATTTCTCCCCCTTGTCAGCAGTCGCGCTAGATGCTTTGATTGAAGGAATAATTCTTCATCGATCAGTAATCCCCATTGCTCGTGAAGACGCTCACAAAATGATAGTTATGCTATCGGATTTGTAA
- a CDS encoding sugar O-acetyltransferase, with translation MSLRKKTKTLCGLFNATAPDEDLVRLELINAIFGGCGRSPIIEPPFYCDYGTNITIGDNFYANHGLVILDGAEVVIGSNVFIAPGVGIHTAGHPVDFDRRNQGMEYALPVTIGNNAWIGASATILSGVTIGYNSVIGAGSVVVRDIPANVIAVGNPCHVIREITSDDAMRNDFRRTRN, from the coding sequence ATTAGTTTGAGGAAGAAGACGAAGACACTATGCGGTCTGTTCAACGCCACAGCGCCAGATGAAGACCTTGTCAGGTTAGAACTCATCAATGCTATTTTTGGCGGGTGCGGCAGAAGTCCTATCATCGAGCCACCTTTTTATTGTGACTACGGTACAAATATCACCATCGGTGATAACTTTTATGCGAATCATGGGTTAGTTATTTTAGACGGAGCGGAAGTAGTCATTGGGAGTAATGTTTTCATTGCGCCGGGAGTTGGAATCCATACGGCAGGTCATCCGGTGGATTTTGATAGACGGAATCAAGGTATGGAATATGCGCTGCCCGTCACGATAGGCAATAACGCATGGATAGGCGCTTCAGCGACAATTCTTTCTGGTGTGACTATTGGTTATAATTCGGTTATTGGTGCCGGCAGCGTAGTCGTTAGGGACATCCCAGCGAATGTTATTGCGGTAGGAAATCCTTGTCACGTGATTCGAGAAATTACCTCTGACGATGCCATGCGGAATGATTTCCGGCGCACCAGAAATTAA
- a CDS encoding MFS transporter has protein sequence MNSTEQAFFTSSTLSASRYAFFLAGSCMGAWAPLVPFAKERAQIGEAELGLLLLGLGTGSMCMMPFVARLANRIGCRTTVYLASAVTAVALVGLATATSYWALLAFLFLFGAAIGTADVNMNLQGSLVERHHGKQMMSGFHGLASVGNIFGAGTVSLLLWLGLNPVQSILMFALGLGVALLSLGRHMLPFAELEGAPAKMKPTKLVLLLAGLCFIAFLVEGSMLDWSAVYLTSSRDVEPDIAGIGYAAFSVTMAVGRLLGDWIVSKVGSRAVLLAGSMLAMGGMALAVGIDQWIVSVFGFVLVGLGISNLVPIFCSKAGHQTVMPVAQALAVINAIGYLGILMGPAAIGFIAHATSLSFSLLFTSALLILVLCGAKIASYK, from the coding sequence ATGAATAGTACGGAACAAGCTTTTTTTACCTCTAGTACGCTATCTGCTTCCAGATATGCTTTCTTCCTAGCGGGATCTTGTATGGGCGCATGGGCACCTTTGGTTCCATTTGCCAAGGAAAGGGCGCAGATAGGTGAGGCGGAACTTGGTCTGCTACTCTTGGGCCTTGGTACCGGATCAATGTGCATGATGCCGTTTGTGGCCCGTTTAGCGAATCGAATTGGCTGCAGAACTACTGTCTATCTTGCAAGCGCTGTTACCGCTGTTGCCCTTGTTGGCCTGGCAACTGCTACTTCATATTGGGCGCTCTTGGCTTTTTTGTTTCTGTTTGGGGCCGCCATTGGTACAGCCGATGTAAACATGAATCTTCAAGGCTCGCTTGTCGAGCGCCACCACGGCAAGCAGATGATGTCTGGCTTTCATGGGCTAGCCAGCGTCGGAAATATTTTCGGCGCGGGCACGGTAAGCCTACTGCTTTGGCTAGGCCTCAATCCCGTACAGTCAATCCTTATGTTCGCCCTGGGATTGGGCGTGGCGCTCTTATCTCTTGGTCGTCACATGCTCCCGTTCGCGGAGCTTGAGGGGGCGCCAGCCAAAATGAAGCCAACCAAGCTGGTGTTGCTATTGGCGGGGCTGTGCTTCATCGCTTTTCTGGTTGAAGGTTCTATGCTCGACTGGAGTGCCGTCTATCTGACTTCGAGCCGGGACGTGGAGCCTGATATTGCGGGCATTGGGTACGCCGCATTTTCGGTGACCATGGCAGTAGGGAGACTGTTAGGCGATTGGATCGTAAGCAAGGTCGGCTCGCGGGCAGTGCTACTGGCAGGAAGTATGTTGGCAATGGGCGGCATGGCGTTGGCGGTGGGCATCGACCAATGGATAGTTTCGGTTTTCGGGTTCGTACTCGTCGGATTAGGGATCTCGAATCTCGTTCCGATATTTTGCTCTAAGGCCGGGCATCAGACTGTAATGCCCGTCGCTCAAGCTCTGGCTGTCATCAATGCAATCGGATACCTAGGCATACTGATGGGGCCGGCTGCGATTGGATTTATCGCTCATGCTACGTCCCTAAGCTTCTCTTTGCTCTTCACCTCTGCGTTACTGATCCTCGTCCTCTGCGGCGCCAAGATCGCATCATACAAATAG
- a CDS encoding DMT family transporter produces the protein MSYRTFWSTALLLVTAVWGWSFVAKHETLTNMAPSTLNAWMFTLAALALLPFSIRSFRYLNRRDWASAVFAGIVLFVAFSLQTSGTALTTPSNAGFITGLCTVFTPLFVYFIGKGRPSPKQAAGTVIAVFGLGLLSLDGFALHYGDLLILGCAACFALHIVIVSTFATPAISMASTSIQLGLVGSLSLIWSLAGNQFSFPSALPTTVTILSLGLFATALAYAIQNRAQAVLTPEKVALILICEPVFSGAFGYLLAGDRLPPERLAGAALILLGIAVTELRIARTQGDDKTCSDLMKPDTHLGENARQNEVSDDQTTPYLFP, from the coding sequence ATGTCGTACCGAACCTTCTGGTCAACCGCGCTTTTACTGGTCACAGCTGTCTGGGGCTGGAGCTTTGTAGCTAAGCACGAAACGCTGACAAACATGGCCCCATCCACGCTGAACGCATGGATGTTTACCTTAGCGGCTTTAGCGCTCCTTCCATTTTCAATCCGCTCATTTCGATATCTGAATCGGCGTGATTGGGCGAGTGCGGTATTTGCCGGAATAGTCCTCTTTGTCGCTTTCTCACTGCAGACTTCAGGGACAGCCCTCACCACGCCCTCCAATGCCGGGTTCATCACGGGCTTGTGCACTGTTTTCACTCCATTGTTTGTTTATTTCATAGGCAAAGGACGCCCAAGTCCTAAGCAGGCTGCCGGAACAGTGATTGCCGTATTTGGGCTCGGTTTACTGAGCCTTGACGGATTCGCGCTGCACTATGGTGATCTACTGATTTTGGGGTGTGCGGCATGCTTCGCATTACACATTGTGATTGTCTCAACGTTCGCAACACCCGCCATTTCCATGGCATCAACTTCAATCCAGCTAGGGCTGGTTGGCTCGCTTTCTTTGATATGGAGCTTGGCCGGTAACCAGTTTTCTTTTCCCAGCGCGCTCCCCACGACAGTTACGATCCTTTCGCTGGGGCTGTTCGCTACTGCCTTGGCTTACGCCATTCAGAATCGCGCTCAGGCTGTGCTTACCCCTGAAAAGGTCGCCCTAATACTTATTTGCGAACCTGTGTTTAGTGGGGCTTTTGGTTATCTCCTCGCTGGAGATCGTTTGCCCCCTGAACGACTTGCAGGGGCGGCGCTAATCCTTCTGGGCATTGCAGTCACGGAGCTTAGAATCGCGCGTACGCAAGGGGACGACAAAACGTGTAGTGATCTAATGAAACCGGACACCCATCTAGGCGAGAATGCTCGCCAGAACGAGGTGTCAGATGACCAAACAACGCCGTACCTTTTCCCCTGA